The Phalacrocorax aristotelis chromosome 2, bGulAri2.1, whole genome shotgun sequence region ggccgcagcagcacaccgttcactcatgttgagcttcctgtccaccaggacccccaggtccctttccacagagctgctctccagccaggtggatcccagtctgtgctgcactcccggattatgttttcccaggtgcaagaccttacacttgtccttgctgaaattcataaggttcttgctggcccactcttccagcctatccagatcttcctgcagagcagctgtccCTACTGGAgtgcctacttccccactcaatgTGGTATCGTATGCAAACTTCATgaggctacacttgatgccgttatccaaatcacttataaagatgttgaataacattgggcccagtaTCGATCCTTGagggaccccacttgtgacaggttgcatctttgaaaaaagagctatttaccaccaccctttgggtgtggcctgcCAGCCAATTTTctacccactgcacagaccactcatttaggccataacgcattaatttctccaggcaGAGGCCGTGCGGGACCGTACTAAAGgtcttggagaagtccaggtagacaatgtccgGTGCCCGCCCCAcatcaaccaggcaagtcactttatcatgtttggatcaactgggaatttcgttcccaaagcctgggacccgacagtgttggtaaagacagaggtgaagacagtgttgaggacctctgccttttctgcatcgttggtgactgactctcctattgtttaacagtgggcctacattcttcttctttttctgcttgtggttgacatacctgaagaaacctttcttgttatttttgacatctatggccagtttcaattcaagctgggcttttgctttcctaactGCATCTtgcacgctctggcaatgcccctgtAGCTCTCAATGGATAATCCTCTATTTCTCCgtctctggtatgcttctcgtttggatttgagtagacctAGGAGTTCGTGGTTGAGCCAcgggggcctcttgctccgcttattccctttcctttataggggataaactggttttgtgcctCCAAGAGAGAgctcttgaagaactcccagcactcactagctcctttatcttccatggaagcatcccatggaaaccctcccagctgagccctgagtgaactgatgtttgctcttctaaaatccacaACCCTTGTCTTAttactgaccttcagcatgctcagcaggatcccgaactccacaatattatgatcaatgcagccaaggctatcactaaccaagatattacaaagcaggttttcttgttttgtgaatagcaagtccagaagtgcctcattcctggttggcacacctaacatttgtatgaggaagcagtcctctacGCATTCAAgaaacttggtggatgacatgtgagctgccgtattgttcttccagcagatgtctgggtagttgaagtcacccataaggaccaggttctgttggccagaagcttgctttagtgccccaagtgTCACTTCATCGGCATTGtcatcatggttaggaggtcggtagcagatgcccactgtgaggtcctgcttggagatgacccctttgactttaacccagaggcattcgctagagcagttgcaatcaccaTAGGTGACTTCAGTATATTCGAGgctttccttaatgtagaggaaatgcaactcctccacctcttgTACCCTACCTGTCTTTATGAAAGAGCCTGCaaccgtccattgcgatcccccagtcatttgaattgtcccaccatgtttcagttactcctatgatgtcataacCTTGGGAGTGGGCAgggagctccagttcctcctgtttgtttcctaggcTGCGTGCATtcatatacatacacttgaggtgattactcttctgtctCACATCTTGGGAGACAACAAAGGAACATTTGTCATTGCACTGattggcctgacttactcccgTTGGATGTGCTGGTATGAGCATTTCCACAATGGATCCTACCCctcaagtccttcagtttaaagcccacctcaccaagttagccagcctactgctgaagattcccttaccccttttggacaggtggattccatccctccctagcatgttgtagtcattgaagaacactCCACTGtcataaaaaccaaacccctcATGGcggcaccagccacgtagccagtTGATATACACTATGCGCCtatttctggctgctcccttccctcaaaCTGGCAAATGGAGGAGATTTTCTCCTCCACACATTTTCTTTACAAGATGGTTTCCATCTCCCACTGCTGCATAACTTCCACAGTAGAAGACCTTCTGTTGCACTAGTTGTGCTTGTAAtttgaaaattacagaaatccTCTACATCTTTCGTAAAAGGGCTATGTTGAAATGACTGATGAAAGCTAGTGGTAGAGTTAgaactgttgtgactaaaacttgttgttTTGGGGGAGTCAGTACGGCTTCAAGACAAGATGTGCCTCAACAAAAATTTacaacatttgaccttagaagAAGCAGAcgtacagaaccataaagataaggaactgcagagcagacactaaaccagaacagaccatccctcaaggacagtatatatgagatctcagaactgagtttgcgcaaaagcaaaagttaactagcggacacagtgaggaagagtatatccttcatccagagacccctgacaaccacccggagacaccaacaggcatgcgcaAAGGACATTTATTTGCATATGATAACGAGTTATTGGAAAATTAATGATTAGGTATATCTTTTCTCggaaaattaatgaatatgtatgtaaagcTTGTATAAGTTATGCAACTAACGCTGTGTGGGCACGCACACTAGGACgagtgatcccctgtgcgtccagtgctgcaataaagaataccttcTTAATAGTCGTTCAGGgtattgagtcctgatttcggCTTTTCACGGCATCACTAGAAGCGGTCTGTAGGCTGCCCAGAGTTGCAGCTTATGCCACGCCAAAAACCAACGCCAAATTCTCAGCTGTACCACATACCCCCGCTTCTGGTTCAGGACTAGGATGGACAGGCTGCAACGAGCGCTGTTAGGAGGGCGCTTTACCCCTCACTGCACAAGCACACACAACCTCCCGCACTGAAGCCTCTCCTCATCTGCAGGCACCCGGGCTTGCTCGGGCATCCTCGATcccccccgccggggccgggggagctACTCACACGGTTTTTTGGGTTCcgggttttggggttttttggttttttgtttttttttttttttttggcggggGTAGGGGGTGTTCCTCCCCTCAGAACAGGCGGAAAAGGGAAGCTTTGGGCGGTGCGTTGCTTCCCCTTCCGCAGGCTGCTCCGCCCCGGGCTGCTGCGGAGCGGGGCCGCCGGGCAGGTGAGCGCCGgccccccgcggcggggctgACCCCGCAGCCTGCGTTCCCAGCAAATCGGTTTTCATCTCGAGCGCTCGGTTTGGGGCTTTGGCTTTAGGCAGGCCTTGCTCGTGGAAAAGCTCCCCGCggcaaaaaaatttttttttttttttccccgtaaAAAAGAGACACCGACCCTCACCCTAATTTCTCTTCCAGTTTTCCTCATGGCAATGGACTGGTTCGGCTTTGGCTACGCCGCCCTGGTGGCATCGGGAGGACTCATTGGCTATGCAAAAGCAGGTAGGGTGCGGGAAGGTGCTTGCCCCTTCTTGCCCCCCCATAACTTTGTGTGGGCTGGGCGGTGTTTTATGAAAGCCTATCTCGAAGTTCGCGCAGATGTAAAGTTTATCAGTCTGTGCCACGGGCTGATAACTTGCCTCTGTTGGGGTGTGGTGCTTTTTGGGTTGAGCTGTTGCTTTGGGCTGATAAGCCCACAGTTTGCTTTCTCGTGGATGCTGGTATCCTGCCCCTGCTTTGTGCTCTTTGGGTGAACTAACATAAGTTTGCTTCAGAAAGGCTTTTTCCttgctattttaaatataagcaTTCTATAAATGTCCTGTATCTTCAAATTACAtaaacaccatttttttttctttgagatttaTTGTCATTTTAATGTTTGATGGTAACAGTATACTGCAAGCTGCAGAGCGCTTTCAGAAGGATCCTTTCTCCAAGTAGAGCTGAACAATGCAAATCAGTCCTtaggctttttccttttctgggcTCTGCATCATAAGCTTACCCTCTGACCTAGTGCTTTcatttcctgcctttttctgAGTTTGCCCTCCTCCAGACAGGACTGTGGATTCATCCCTGCTGCAGTACTGTCACTTTCAGCTTTGAAAATCCTTAAGCTATCTTACTGTTTGTGATATGCAGGTGCATTGCTGAAGTCAGTAAAGATCTTTGACTACGTAGATGCTAATGTGTATTCCAATCTGCTTTCTATTGGCTTGATTTATCCTTTGGGCTGTGAGTGGAGTTTAGCGCAGGAGGGACAATACTAAGAACTTGAGTAACTAATTGCATCTGTACTTCTCTGAGGCTATTATGAAATGGTAGGTGTCTCTCTTATCCGCTCTCCCAGGTGGGTGGACGTGGTCATGCTGAGACAAGGGGATCCAGGTTGCAGGATTTTTGAAGGGGGAACAGGAACTTGTGTGGTGACTTgtagggaggggaaaaaaaaatttaccgTATCTCTCCTAATAACTTGgagaaaccaaaagaaaatgggaCTTTCATCTATAGAGCTTAGATGGTGGTCTGTCCTTTTACAACCATGTCTATTTATCCACACAGACAGTGGTCAGCAGTAGGTGCCTTGGGAAGCAAACAAAGAGTGATTGATTGATTTTCTCTCCTCATTTAGTAAGTTCTCAATGTTTCAAGTCAGGAACTTCCTGAGCCAGAGGTGGTGTGGTTGTCCTAGTAAAGGTATGTGTCACAGCCACTTAAACAATGCCTTGAAGTAAAATTCAAGGATATGATGGCCATTTGCAAACATGTGCAAAAAACTGTAGCTACCGCATATTGGCTGTTAAACTGTATTCCGTCCAGAGCAGGCACTTAGAGTGTGCTTTTCCTTGCACAATTACAAGAATATCTGGTGCTTTCTATTGTCTTTGTGTCTTGCTTTTTATACCAAAAGCAGGATCTGAAGCAATGTTACAGCTGCCATGTTGATTACTGAAAAATGATTACTTTCTGGTAGCAATATGTGATCCTCCTGTATCATTGAGGGACGATATTTATCAGCTTAGCTTTGCAATCTTGAGTCCTTTAAAGGTGACCTGAAAAATTGAATATATAAAGAACCACACTCAGTAGCATAAAGTCCTGAATTCTCCATTAACCTTATTGAGGGCATTCACTGCTCACAGTGGTCATGGCACTTCATTACTTGATGTAATCTATAAATCAACAATTTGGATGTGGTATCCTTTATCTTCTGGTAGCTTGGGATTAGCATTTATACTGAGGACTTGATCCAAAGTTTAGGTGAGTCCAGGGAGCCTTCTTCCAAAGTCTGCAGTTACCTTTGGATCAGATCTTAGGTGTACTTCAGGGATATGACCTTTCTTACTCAACTCTGCTCTTTTTggcaacttttttctttgttagcCTGAATGCCCTCCTACCCAGTTCAGTCCATGTGTTCTTTTTCTGATCTTAAATGCTAACTATTTCATCCATCTCGTTTACTGCCTCTCAAAGAATTCTGATATTACTGTGCTGAAACAACATGGTGCAGTATGCACAAAGAAAACACCagttcctttgcttttctcGCTGTTCTTTCCATCGTAAATATATTAATGGCTTTGCTGTTAAAGAATTAAATGCTAATGCTATTTGTATCTTATGCAAGACTATTTGAACATGTTTCTTGGTGCAGATCAACATTGTCTAAAtacctgaaaagcaaaaaaaagtctttaatcTGCTTTATAACAATGAatgcctgtctttttttttttttattgttggtgttttacaaaacaaagcagctgaTGAGCaagtttatttctgagcttCTAATAAATACATTAACTTTTACTTATTCAGGTAGTGTCCCGTCGCTAGCTGCTGGCCTTTTCTTTGGGAGTTTGGCTGGGCTGGGTGCCTATCAGCTCTCACAGAATCCAAATAACATTTGGCTTTCTCTGGGTAagtcatttaaaattttaattagaagGGATTTTACTTACCCTAAAATAATTGGATATTTAAAATGAGTACCTAAAAGTCTCTGCAGGAGAGTTGAACTGATAGTATTATAAACCTAGTTTCAATCCAATCTttaaatttgtgtttaaaatcCCATTAGTGGCCAAactccactgctctccctggaATGTGAACTgttagcattattttttttttttaaagaatgtattGAGAATGCCTATTAAAAACCGCTTGTCTTGGTGTGTCTTGCTCAGTGATTTCTCACTATGTTCCTGTATCCCTTTCACAAGAAGAATAAAGTACTTTGTGTAATAGTCCAAACTTatatttctgttcctcttctacaacagaagagaaaaatatctgttattTGTCATTAGAGTTGGTCTTCTGAACATCAAAAAACCTACAGgttgtgaaagaaaaagtgtgCCAGGATAAAGTGAAACTtacatggtttaaaaaaagtaatcaaacCAAATACCATTATGTCacaaccttcagaaaaaaaaatgcaacaaccccccaaaaaatcaaataagcattttgttttagaaacttGTACTTAGTATGGTGTGAATCTCCAATATgcaatttttgtctttctgccGCTTGCCATATAGTGTTCAGGGTTGTGATCACATTAAGGCATTTACCACCTATTGCTTTACCCTGTGTGTGCCTAATACTCGTGCCAGTTGCAAAATAACATGACTTGAACTTTTCACATTTACTAGTAAGTTAGGGTACCTTGCAATTGAAGTGGGCTGAGAAATAAATGTAGGTAATTCCTGTAACTCAAGCTGATGCCTGACACTTGTTAGGCTGCTGTATCTCAGGTGCTTGTGAGTGGGTGTTTTGTGTAATCCTTTGGCCAGTATCTGTTAGTAGtagcctctcctctcccctcctgaTCTGTAGAAGGCATCAGTACACGACACTCCTCTAGCACTAGCTGTTTCAGTCCCCAGGCTTGGCTGAATTGGTGGCTGCCACCATGCACCTGTCTCATACTGGTGTGTTCAAAGGATCCTAGTGCAAAGGAAGTGCTAGTAAATGCATGGCTGTCCTCTGTGTCTCCTCTTTTTGGCCGGATCCTACTTTCAGCATCCTGCAGGAAGCTGGAGCATTTCAGGAAGCGTGATTCCTCTGCAGACTATACATACCCCTAGCAGGGGCTATGTAAAATGAAATGGCAGAAATTGTGATTGGCTTATTTTTATGTATGACAAATACATGGAAT contains the following coding sequences:
- the LOC142053006 gene encoding transmembrane protein 14C-like isoform X1 codes for the protein MAMDWFGFGYAALVASGGLIGYAKAGSVPSLAAGLFFGSLAGLGAYQLSQNPNNIWLSLVTSGTLTAVMGTRFYNSRKFMPAGLIAGVSLLMVGRLALKMVGKPHNK
- the LOC142053006 gene encoding transmembrane protein 14C-like isoform X2: MKCKFSMFQVRNFLSQRWCGCPSKGSVPSLAAGLFFGSLAGLGAYQLSQNPNNIWLSLVTSGTLTAVMGTRFYNSRKFMPAGLIAGVSLLMVGRLALKMVGKPHNK